Proteins from a genomic interval of Nitrospinota bacterium:
- the folK gene encoding 2-amino-4-hydroxy-6-hydroxymethyldihydropteridine diphosphokinase gives MNSKNEIQNGVAKTVADKSSGSWVAAHLSIGSNLGDSRSCIESALQILKEHDSIKITSVSDYFKTEPVDMHDGGNFINCAVGIETNLSPLELLDSLEEIEHLLGRKTKRDNKPRTIDIDIIYYGGMVVVFPRLQVPHPKMAQRRFVLEPLAQIAPDIKHPTLHQTPAELVMAVSNHTGHCWKIENTGV, from the coding sequence TTGAATTCTAAGAACGAAATTCAAAACGGCGTTGCCAAAACGGTGGCTGATAAAAGTTCCGGTTCATGGGTGGCGGCGCACCTGTCGATAGGTTCCAACCTGGGCGATTCCAGATCCTGCATTGAATCCGCCCTGCAGATCCTAAAGGAACACGACAGCATCAAGATCACAAGCGTTTCCGACTATTTCAAAACTGAACCGGTAGACATGCACGACGGGGGGAATTTCATAAATTGCGCCGTCGGAATCGAGACAAACCTCAGTCCCCTGGAGCTTCTTGACTCCCTGGAAGAGATAGAGCACCTTCTAGGCAGAAAAACAAAAAGGGACAACAAGCCGAGGACTATCGACATTGATATCATCTACTACGGCGGGATGGTGGTTGTCTTTCCAAGATTGCAGGTTCCGCATCCCAAAATGGCGCAGAGAAGGTTTGTCCTCGAGCCTCTAGCCCAGATAGCGCCGGATATAAAACACCCGACACTCCACCAAACACCCGCGGAACTCGTCATGGCCGTATCGAACCATACAGGCCATTGCTGGAAGATTGAAAACACCGGCGTATAA